The window TCGATCTGCAGCGCCCCGGCATCGAGGCGCTTGCCCGCGGACTGGTCGAGCAATCCAGTGCCCCTATTGCGCAGGCAGGCTCGCAATACCTGCAGACGCAGGTCCCCGCCGAGAAGCGCGAAGCCGCGGCCAAGGCTGCCGACGCCGAACTCAAGAAGTACTTTGACGAGGCCTACCCCATCGTGCGCGACAAGGCCGTGGCGCTCGCACCGGACGCGCTGGGCCCGATCCTGCGCGACAACTTCAGCGAAGAAGAACTGCGTCAGCTGCTGGCCTGGATCAACTCGCCCCTGAGCAAGAAGTACCAGGAGCTCAATCCCAAGATGCAGACCGCACTGACGGAAAAGCTGGTGGCTGAAACCCGCTCCAGCATCGAGCCGAAGATGCGTACGCTCGACGCCAATGTCGCCAAGGCCCTGGGGGCCCCGACGGAAGGCGCACCGCCAGCCAAGTCCGCGCCCAAGGCGCCCGCCAAGAAGTGACGGCAGGCGCGGGCTCGCGCCCGTACAACTTCTCAGCCGGCCCTGCTGCAATGCCGGAGTCGGTACTGCAACGCGCCGCCGGCGAGATGCTGGACTGGCAGGGCAGCGGCATGAGCGTGATGGAGATGAGCCATCGCGGCAAGGAGTTCGGTGCGATCTGCACCCAGGCCGAAGCCGATCTGCGCACGCTGCTGGCGGTGCCCGGGCACTTCCACATTCTCTTCATGCAGGGCGGCGGCCTGGGCGAGAACGCCATCGTGCCAATGAACCTGTCCCGCGGGGGAAGTGTCGACTTCGTGATCACCGGCAGCTGGAGCGCCAAATCTCAGAAGGAGGCCCAGCGCTATGGCGAGTCCCGCATCGCGGCCTCCAACGCCGACAGCCAACACACGCAGATGCCCGCGCCCGCGACCTGGCAGCTGTCGCGGGACGCCTCGTACGTGCACATCTGCTCCAACGAGACGATCCACGGCGTCGAATTCCAGGCGCTGCCTGATCTGGCGGCGCTGGGCAGCAACTCCCCGCTGGTCATCGACTTCTCTTCGCACGTGGCTTCGCGCCCTGTCGCCTGGGACCGCGTCGGCCTGGCTTTCGGCGGCGCTCAGAAGAACCTCGGCCCGGCGGGTCTGACGCTGGTGATCGTGCGCGACGATCTGCTGGGCCAGGCGCTCGAGATCTGCCCGAGCGCCTTCAACTACCGGATCGTCGCGGACAACAAGTCCATGTACAACACCCCACCGACGTGGGCCATCTACATTGCCGGACTGACTTTCCAGTGGCTGCTGCAGCAGACAG is drawn from Variovorax sp. PBS-H4 and contains these coding sequences:
- a CDS encoding DUF2059 domain-containing protein codes for the protein MKKIKFALLAVALAGSSVAMAQDKPAMVKQFLDLQRPGIEALARGLVEQSSAPIAQAGSQYLQTQVPAEKREAAAKAADAELKKYFDEAYPIVRDKAVALAPDALGPILRDNFSEEELRQLLAWINSPLSKKYQELNPKMQTALTEKLVAETRSSIEPKMRTLDANVAKALGAPTEGAPPAKSAPKAPAKK
- the serC gene encoding 3-phosphoserine/phosphohydroxythreonine transaminase, whose product is MPESVLQRAAGEMLDWQGSGMSVMEMSHRGKEFGAICTQAEADLRTLLAVPGHFHILFMQGGGLGENAIVPMNLSRGGSVDFVITGSWSAKSQKEAQRYGESRIAASNADSQHTQMPAPATWQLSRDASYVHICSNETIHGVEFQALPDLAALGSNSPLVIDFSSHVASRPVAWDRVGLAFGGAQKNLGPAGLTLVIVRDDLLGQALEICPSAFNYRIVADNKSMYNTPPTWAIYIAGLTFQWLLQQTEGALTGVAAMEQRNIAKARLLYDFIDASPFYENRVAHDCRSRMNVPFFLKDESRNEAFLAGARQAGLLQLKGHKSVGGMRASIYNAMPLEGVQALVGYMREFEQSHA